cATTATGAGCTTTTAATATGGTATAGGTACTCACatgatatatagttataacacGCATTTTTAACACTAGATTTGGATTTCCCATTTTCATTAAGacattttgacattttgaTGTTTTAAGGGTTTCAAACGTAATatgatgattttaaaaccaaaatttactGAATTACAAAgagttatataatttcaattttaataagtacctaactaaaattttatattttacaatgattttcCAAATTTCCATTCAATTTTTCCTATACCTTATCCAActtgttattgtaatttaatctattagGTTCAGTGAAACGTTTAAATAGCAGACAATTTAGGTCACCAAAATTTTGTCCACTATTCAAAGagggtacatttttaaaatttataaagggTAAATGCATAAAAGGAAAAATATGCGCTCggctaaattaaattatattattatttaatgttttaatgttataataattctaatattttaataatacatatttaaataaacataaaaatatgtataaaaaggaatgcctacgtatattatactgatgtACCTCAATACacctagtataataatattaatgatacattaaattttgtaaatactaaatagtaaattgtaatacgcACTTTCAACATCGGATTTGGATAGATCATTTTTGATATGGTACCAAGTTATttcaatttagtttttaatttaaacatatttttttatcctagGTAGGTATCATAATAGTATTCAtcgattaggtatattttttatgatgttatCATAAAACTTTAGTACTTAATTACGATTTATGAAttacaaatgtaatatattattaatattattatattaggtgtATTGTATGAGGTATAtcagtatataggtacatatagtgtaattactatttataatatacatcttaatatcttattagaatttatttatactataaaaaaataagattcaaTACACCCGATGTCAGGTtatcaatatcaatttttcttatctatttaatatgataatttaatatttttatctcttTCTTTTTATGATTGCATATTTCACCAACTTGtggtgtatttttatatatttctaaacacCTTTGAACTCCCACCAGATCGTTCAATAGTTGTAATAACGAGGTCGTCGAATAcaccaaattaatattattctctagTTTGGTATAGTAACTCGATACAGTGTAGATCAACAAATTACTTGACAATTATGGACAACAAAGATGATGAATTACCTGACAAAGACGCAGCCAAAGAATTTTATGCCAGATATGAACCCAAAGAAATATTGGGCAGGTATGTTGTTATTCATTGTATTAATACAATCAACTGTTCAAcaaatatattggttttataattttatactgtagAGGTGTTAGTTCAACTGTACGACGATGTGTAGAAAAAGAGACTGGCATGGAATTTGCAGCTAAAATTATAGATCTCAGTAATGATCCCGAAAATAGAGGAGCTACTTTAGAAGAAATCAATATACTAAGAATGGTTATTGGACACCAATATATTAGtaagtgttatattatttatgttaatataaattactaaatatttaatgatgttttaaaaattgatttcagTACATTTGCATGATGTATTCGAGTCGGAGACATtcatatttttggtatttgaACTTTGCAGAAATGGCGagttgtttgattatttaaccAATGTTGTGACATtgtctgaaaaaaaaactagatacATAATGAGACAATTATTTGAAGCTTTGCAACATGTTCATAGACAAGGTGTTGTACATAGAGATATTAAacctgaaaatattttgcttgaTGATTCACTGGATATAAAGCTCACTGATTTTGGATTTGCAAGTGTTTTAAAACCTAATCAATCACTCAGAGGTgagttcaaataatttattactgtttAATATGTCATACATGAGTAGTTAAACTTTTTCATTGCCATATTAGgattaaaattctaacttaactataaaatataaatgtttaatatttgaaattactgttaaaaaaaatctttttaataatatataaatttgtgtataattattttaggttctttatttttataatttttaaaagttcctaccatttaccaaatatttttaagacttttgtttatatgtttactattaaaattctatacatttgttatttgtttaattgcgTTCTAACTGTTGATATTTAAGTAATGTTAggaataatatgtttagacTCTGAGTAGGGCAATGggtgtatttgttttattgttaatttttaagttattcttaATGGTTAAAATAGGAGTATTCTATAAATGTCCATTTGCCTTTTCTGTTACCCATATTCTTGAAAATTGatccaatttaataatttgagtttaatgaagtcaattttttattttttttttctgtagttTCTCTTAATTTGTTATGAAACAATAACAATGGCGACAACCTTCAAAGCAACtttgattaaatatcaataagtatGTTcagaattgttattttaatgttatatgattaatttctAAACTTACATCTCTGCAGAAATAGAATATTCccttatcaataatttattaccgatttttttatctgtaattttttgttttattgtcatttatcacccttttttttttagatttatgtgGTACACCAAATTATTTAGCTCCTGaagtattaaaagtaaatatgttTGATGATGCTGATGGATATGGATTCTCATGTGatctgtaattataaaattaaaaactataaactaatttaattttaaaattattttataaccagttttataataaaattcttactaatgtaactatataacatatttaaagctgtaaccataatatttttatttctggaGTTCACTgtctccattttttttttttatggaatatttgagttaattttatgaaaaaacaagttgtttatttttccctAGTGAAATtggctattatataattttgtaatcttCTTAAACTTGCAATTAACCTTACCTTCAATAAGTAAAGCTATGCTCagaatctttttttaatgcaataatttatagaactatttatatattattatataactccttttaattacttcatataaaggaattgttattttttatagttatttcaaatgttaaataatatttttatggtataaaattattatttcttaattttcgTTTCACATTTGTGTTAGCCACAaagataaagatattttattcaggATAATATTGAATCTCTCTTGAACTTGCTAACTAAGCCTCTAAACTAGGTTTATATCCAAATTTACAGCTAAGGAATTTGACATATAGCATTAGCTGTTAATCTTTATACAATGCATATGTCCATTGCCACTCTCCTATGTGTGCATGTACTTAAGTTCAATGAATCTATattctattcaaaatattacatcataTTTAAACTAGTGTCTACTAGAGTTTACTCTTTTTCTGAATAGAGTATAGATTCActaatacaactattatagttTCATTCTTATCCTGAATAGAGTATAGGAAGAAAGAGTTTGAACTACAATtgcagaaaacattttaacaaaaagtatattgttaaattgccACTACTGTATCTGGCTatgatataaatgttattttcttttttttcattttcttatattgttaaaaaagatctggtttaaattgtgtttagtTTTACACAtccatatatttacatatgtatatttaatcagtttaaaatttaaaatttccaagTCTAATtcctaattcaaattattcgttaatatatttataattcaatgttatattaaacataatagacaatattcaaaatgtttatgtattatattgtcaatatGACTATGAGCTAAGTATATgcttaatattcaattaaataaatatcaaattagaAGAAATGAATagccaattttaaaataatttaaataaacataatttatgaatatggaTGATACGTATTTgtacacaatttaatacactttttaataagtaatgtttaaaaaccatttatttatattatattataaaaaaactgtttaatcTTATATAATGTGGGTTTAAATAGTCCTCATTTTAACCAAAGCTTTACTTAAGGTAGagatatacaatgtattatgtaaactgTTTTAATGAAAGCGTATtgcacttatattttttagtcatCTTTACTAAAACTTTGAATTAATGGGTACATATAAACATGAAATtatgggtgtttttttttatataatcttaGGAATATTAACCATTAACATAAACCAACATTTtggataatacaatattaaccaGTTAATGTTGACATTACATTTACATGGTTaggtttaacaattttataaaattttaatattattcaataatattaaatatattaagtgtatatcaaatacatattaagtattaatattgtatttttaatattatgtgattcttgtaaattgttaaagtttattattaaaattatgttaacattacagtgtataatatgcaaagtacataaatattattgtaataaatgattttaattgtcataactatttttatttttaggtggGCATGCGGTGTagttatgtatacattgtaagtaattttattagttacgttatctaaaaaaataatatttatcattttaaataaaattattaatggtatgacttaattttagattaattgGTTGTCCTCCATTTTGGCACCGTAAACAGATGATTatgttaagaaatataatggaaggaaaatacacttttaattCTCCAGAATGGCAAGATATTTCtggtaaacaaaaatagttagtttaaatttaaaataaactatttaatgaaataaataaatagtaatattagtatttttctatgtaaatatttttagaggcaccaaaagatttaattagaaaacttttagttttgaatCCAAATGAAAGGTTGACAGTAGATGAAGCCCTGGAACatccattttttaatattaaagtaagttaatttttagtctgtttcaatttgaaatagaaataatttttagcacacatatcatattaatatgttatctataaaaatgtatacatgtcttgatattcttacctttatttaattgaaatctattttttaatatttcataattacatTGAGGTATGTGACTAAACAGTAAACAAttgtcttataaaaaaatttgaatatactcGTCAGATTAACTGATTACcactattattcttataatcgTCTTTCGAATAAGTCCATACATTAATGTGTTTCAATAAACGTTTAACTATTTGAGTTTGACTAGTTTGAGCATTTATTGATGGGTCTATGTAGTACTTGCTATAATTAatcttgtttaaaattatccgGTAAATTCATTCTTATGAATAAAacgcaaaaaaatgtttaattagtaCCAAATACACATTAACGACCATAAGAATTAAAAGTACAGACagtcatattttgtaatataggtatataattagtatgttatgagaaaaaaagtagtaaatattaataaaatttgatttgaattattttaaacctaagcttttttttaaaagattatcaTTATCTAGGAATATGATAGAGTACAACATTAGATAGTAGATAGCATCTCATATGTGTGcctaattttcattaaaaattatgttaacttttattttagatgtttGATCAAGATATTGCTCCACTGAAGAGAACACTAAGCATGTGTTCATCaaaattcaatcaaatttcaaaactgGCTAAACAAATTAAAGTGAGGCCATTTAATGCTCGtaagaaatttttatatgctatCTTAGTAGTGCGTGTGGTGATAAGATTATTACAACTATTACCATGTTCAACTGGTAAGATTTCTATACAATTGGTTAAACAAGATCCATACAGGCATAAAATTTTGAGAAAAGTAAGTGAAAGCTGGTTGtaagttgtttaaaaattatattaataatttaaaaattttatagctTACTGATGCAATGGCATTTAGAGTCTATGGACACTGGATTAAAAAAGGAGAAGGGCAAAATAGAGCTGctctttttgaaaatatacataagactgagttaaaagtaatttacatGAGTAATTTATCACCAtcgttatagatattttagtaatgtaattgttatatttatgatagttAATTTAGAGACTgtgttgttaaattatattataaaaataatcaattaagttttatttaaatgaatgtcTTCCATTGTGaactttttattagttttgttgtattattgatgttaaacattataaatttataattaagtacttgtgattaattttagtataattgttataaattggttgaataataataaaatttaatttgaattattttaaacctaaggtttttttataagaattagcattaatatatttaaaaaagcgatcaaatacttttattttaatttttaagaggacgtctcctgcatgtgttgtctctgtcttacacacgtatgacatacaaaatttttgttcaccagcttcaatagtgtgcttttagttttaatattataatgaattgacctattatcaaacttttaggtaTAAACACTATCTCGTtggtttttatgatattttaatttttaagtaaattatgagcattttcaaatatttaataatttcatactcataactcacctaaaaatttgataataggtcaagtcactctaatattaaaactaaaagcacaTTATTGAAACtgctaaatgaaaatttactatgtcgtacgtgtgtaagacggagataATACATGCAAATGAGACGTCCTCTtaaagtaaacataaaatttctCACGGCAAGGATGCTAGGTTAACATAGTTCATTGTGAGGCTTCATAAATACtagttaatacttatataaatgtacaataagtaaatatttgtaattttatctgaTTTTTTAACCGaataacatttgaaattattattagttaggtattggctttttttaaccatacttttcttaaataataattcaattttattataacgctgttaaataattaatataaatcaaagatGAGTATGTCAAAATAAGCATTGgaagaataataaatgaatatgttTCACATGTaaattactgtatattattttgaacaatttatatcGGTTAAAGTTTAATACTTTGATTACACAGATAATAATActcattattagtttataaatttatgcatTATGTTCTCCAACATTCAGTTCATTGCATGACTATATGCTGTTAAATGGTTATTGACATTTCAACCATCATCAATTattatccattattattaatgttaattattcacCATAGAAATTAAGAGagctaaa
This sequence is a window from Rhopalosiphum maidis isolate BTI-1 chromosome 1, ASM367621v3, whole genome shotgun sequence. Protein-coding genes within it:
- the LOC113549900 gene encoding phosphorylase b kinase gamma catalytic chain, skeletal muscle/heart isoform, with protein sequence MDNKDDELPDKDAAKEFYARYEPKEILGRGVSSTVRRCVEKETGMEFAAKIIDLSNDPENRGATLEEINILRMVIGHQYIIHLHDVFESETFIFLVFELCRNGELFDYLTNVVTLSEKKTRYIMRQLFEALQHVHRQGVVHRDIKPENILLDDSLDIKLTDFGFASVLKPNQSLRDLCGTPNYLAPEVLKVNMFDDADGYGFSCDLWACGVVMYTLLIGCPPFWHRKQMIMLRNIMEGKYTFNSPEWQDISEAPKDLIRKLLVLNPNERLTVDEALEHPFFNIKMFDQDIAPLKRTLSMCSSKFNQISKLAKQIKVRPFNARKKFLYAILVVRVVIRLLQLLPCSTGKISIQLVKQDPYRHKILRKLTDAMAFRVYGHWIKKGEGQNRAALFENIHKTELKVIYMSNLSPSL